The following proteins are encoded in a genomic region of Phalacrocorax carbo chromosome 2, bPhaCar2.1, whole genome shotgun sequence:
- the LOC135312023 gene encoding uncharacterized protein LOC135312023, with amino-acid sequence MLLLPLLALAAAWSHGQVLLKQSQVSTTKRQTKTARIECKAEGISDFRSAYIHWYRHIPPKAPERILYIGSAQPVYDDSSYRNKFGSSKKDTDVCTLTVRDIDSSDEGLTHTGNMLLLPVLLASSLWSRGDTQAVPVQTPALRRQVKGSSVSMECRMSADNTVHWYKHLPGQPPKRILYMSGQSPVFDDSADKRRFQTRKHSTKPLYSLRIGYLTPSDSGTYYCAYWFFQGITVLDRQRLAIQKGRFAL; translated from the exons atgctgctgctcccgctcctggctctggctgcagcctggTCTC ATGGACAAGTGCTTCTGAAGCAGAGCCAAGTATCTACTACCAAACGGCAAACGAAAACTGCACGGATTGAGTGTAAAGCCGAGGGCATATCTGACTTCCGGTCTGCGTATATACATTGGTACCGACATATACCACCCAAAGCTCCCGAACGGATTCTGTATATCGGATCAGCTCAACCTGTTTATGATGACAGTTCCTATAGAAACAAGTTTGGGTCTTCAAAGAAAGACACAGATGTCTGCACTTTAACTGTCAGGGACATCGACTCCAGCGATGAAG GTTTAACCCACACGGGCAACATGTTGCTGCTCCCAGTCCTTCTTGCAAGTTCTCTGTGGTCCC GTGGAGACACGCAGGCAGTGCCAGTGCAAACCCCAGCGCTCCGGAGGCAGGTGAAGGGCAGCTCTGTCAGCATGGAATGCCGGATGAGCGCCGATAACACTGTGCACTGGTACAAACATCTTCCTGGGCAGCCACCAAAGAGGATACTGTACATGTCGGGGCAGTCACCTGTTTTTGATGACAGTGCTGATAAAAGGAGATTTCAAACTCGGAAGCATTCTACGAAGCCCCTCTATAGTCTTAGGATAGGTTATTTAACGCCGAGTGATTCTGGCACTTACTACTGTGCCTACTGGTTTTTTCAAGGCATCACAGTGTTAGATCGGCAAAGATTAGCCATACAAAAAGGTCGTTTTGCACTCTGA